The sequence taacCTTTCAATCATGTCAATTTTTGACACGTCAAACTTTTCCATCCAAGAGATAACGACACAGTACtgaaaggttagagaccaaattgacacaattgaaaggttggggactaaattgaaatatggtgtaaaggatAGAGACCAAATacataatttacattttattttttcatacctttgtttggactttggagaatctctctctatttatagagattcccataagggtattttggtctttctCCCTTTGTTACCTCTATCAATTTTGCCTAGACACCATACCCTTGTCATCTCCTCTAGGCAGATTCATAAGAAAAAGAGAACCATCCCCAAATTCAACATTGAGAGGAACTATTGAAGTAGCAATATGACTACCCATAATCTCAATCCTATGAATCTCACAAGCATCCTTGTTCATGCTCGGCGGTTCAAGGGCAAGTTGTAAAGATGTTAAGTGCAAAGATGCTAAAGaccagaagaagaagggaaagaaGCCAGTGCAGTGAAGTGTGTGGAGAATGCAGTGGTTGCTGCTTAtagatatttaattttatgttcaCACGTATTTGTTACACTTGCAATAACTGACTTCCTTATAATGTGGAAGTTAGTTTCTTCCTCTGTAGCTATAAAGTGATGCTTTGTACAGTTTCTGATTCATTGAGTAAAAATAGAGAATTAATCCAGAAgcttctctctgtttttctctctAGCTTTCAAGCTCTTCTTTTCTCAGTTTTCCAAATCTTACACAAGTTCTAATAGGTCGTGCTAAACAAGTCTCCAAATATATGCTTGACATTTTTATCACTTTATCAGGTCGACTAATACTCTAGTCTAGTGATCGacaaggcttttttttttctttttttttatatgtagtGATCGACAAGGTTTACTTTGTCATACTTGCGTCAAAGCATTTTTCAGCCATCATAACTACACTTTCCTgttcaacaaaaaatattatttgggttGACCAAGATTTTATGCCAcaccaaacacttaaaaacgTTGAAAATGTTTTCTGAATAACATTTTTCGACAAATCAACGACAACATTAGTACATAATTAATCATAAACAATTTTTACGATTTATGGATATATGATTAAGATTTACCAAAAATAACTCGTGAAGAGTAGGCCTTGTTTGAGTCCtacaaaaaatagaaatgaaaataGAATGCACTCAGTTTTCAAACCAAACATGACTGGAGCATGCCAACTTTTCCGGTTGACCTCAAACCTTAGCCTAAGATCaagcttttattttaaatttttagtttaaataacTAGCGAATCTTAATACAACAATACTACAATACCATTTAGTGCGAGATCATTTTTGTATAGAATGGCAACACCATTAacataacttttattatacaccaatcacaattaacaattatgaaaaaaaaaaattgtgaaatttgttttatATCTAGACTTATAGATCATTTCAATTGGGTGAGGAGGATACGTATACAGGCTGTGGATATACACGGCATGCCAGTAGATCATGAATGGGAGCTTACAAATTGGAGGGCTTCACCAGCATGCAAATTGATGGAAAGTCTGAGTTTTCTATAATCTTCATAGGTAAAAGGGACAAACTGGCGTGGGTTTTCAGAATCCACAAGTTCTGGTGGGGCTTCAACTGCTGCTTCCTTGGGTCCCAAGAAAAATGAAGCAATTGACACTCGTATACTTGCTTCCTTGCACTGTACTCGATGCTTCACATTACAAAACCTTCCATTGCTCCATACCTTCAACAtatcaacaaaaattataacaaattttaactcaaaattaattaaagggCAGATAAATGAAAGGAAAGTTTCActccaaatatgtttggagcTATTTTTTAATTCACTACGCAGTGaattataagattatttttgtgtattattttaaaaaataatcatatgacttagagtctgtttggatactgcttattttactgaaaactgaaaacaataaaaataataaataaaaaatactgttcacaaaatttttactGTTCACATGCCTAAATTCACTGTTCATGGACAATGAACAGTGCAAAAGGCGCTAagctgaaaaaaataaaaaataaaaaaatgcagcaAACACAAACGCTCACTTATCCAAACGCCACCTTAGTAAAAAAGTCATGTGactaaaattaaacatttttttaaggacaaagtttagctacaaaattagttgtagtcttaggttacaatcttactcaatatctttttattggaggtgaattttgacaaatctatcattagattacatcttcttcttcttatatcctctatgcttgtaaaatttctagaaaattaatcaatactatgtcatcaataaattgtttaaattacaagtttttgtaatttaaaattatgcataaaatataaacttatagatcatataataaataatatccaattgacacaaaatttgacatgtgtattaagagtataaagaatatgtaattccatggttagattttcaaaatatgtaataatattcatttcattgagtaaggttataggTAAaggctataaccaattttgtaactaaattttatccttttttttaatcactacATTATGAATTAGAGCATGATATTTCcaacaaataaatgaaagacATACATGGCAACCTTTGCCTACCTTAGCAATGTCCCCAAGATTGACAAGGAGGGTACCTGGCCAGGGATCAATGGATACAAAGGCACCAGACTTGTCCACGAGTTCAAGACCGCTAACATTTTCATCATCTTGAAGTATGGTTAGGAATCCAGAATCTGTGTGCATTCGTAGAGCAGTGGATCCTACAGTTTGAGGGGTGAAGTTGTATTTGTTAATTCTAAGATGACAAGACCATCCCTTGAACAATTCGCTCGCCAAACCCACACTTCTGGCCAACATTCGCCCTAAATCAATGGCCAGATCATGTATAGCTTGAGTATACATCAGTATTATCTCTctggcagtaagagcagctcAATTAGAATCAATTAATGTGATTAAACTCtagttctttctctctttgtttctaAATGATATTtaataaagaagaaaactatatgaaaatagttttgaaaaggaaaacaagttCAAACATATGCATAAAAACTATGCACCAGAACATGGAGGTAGTTGCTCTAGgaagatttaaaattaaaatcaattttactacaaaaaatttacaaattaataacCAATGTAATTGGTGTCACATTAACAATAATATCCATTACATCACCCATTGctctaaaattcaaatctacaacCACCTTGCCAAATGTTTATGAAAGATTGTATCATTCCctaaaattatagaataaaGTGTTGCCTTCAATGATTTCTCTCTCGTAAGAGTAAAGAGTATGCTTTCTTCTCCTTACTATTGCATTACAAATTTGAAGCTTACAAATGGACATGAATGATTTATGCCActtcaacaacataataaataaatatttgaattacttttttgttaatGGTGACTAATCAATTTGTAAGatttatatagaaaaatttgTAGTACTCCAATCATTACTCGTCCCTCAAATAATATTAGATTGCCAAAACAAagatattgttttcttttatttatttaaaaaaattacatcaagtTAAATTCATagataataaatttcattaatattacaccacacaataattaaaaattaaaataagatttCCCGCTTTCCTATTGGATTATGTCATCTTCAGACTTAATATAACcatatacataaaatttaatgtTAATAGGAAGTCACATAATATCCAACccataaattcttttttttttaataaataattttaaaaggataaagtctttttttttaagaactaatTTAGAGTAATCTTTTCCAACTTGTACAATTTATTGAACTATCAAggtatattatttaaacaagttagttgattcattaaaaaagtcattcattaaaaaagtcaCGTGACTAAAACTATACATGTAAAACTTCTTTAATCGCCAAGTCTTGGATTgaaatacaaaaatcaaaatttgaatattttacaaatatgacagtaattaatattaatattaatattttacattaaaaaaacaaggctatttttacttaataatattatttttaaaattattttgataattaagactattttaaaagtatttatGGATATTGCATTTTCTAAAGTTCCAACATAGAAGAGATGAGTTCTATTGAAAACATGTAACTCGTCTCTTGGATGCTAAAAACACTCATCTCTCGTAAGGATGATATTCAAAATAGACTATTTCTCAAAAGAGTAGTGTTTATTACACATTTCGTTGCacacacataaaataaaatttaaaaaaaaaaaaaaaaaaccacaattgAGCTTGTAACTTGAAGTCAAGATTTTTAACATAGAAATTGTGACTACAATTGACTTTTTCGCATGTATAAATGTGTGAGCACTAGAGTGTGTAACAATTTTTTCCCCAACTTTCAAACATTACTATAATCATGGACgaagccccccccccccccaatttttttaaaatattattatattaatagatactaattttagcaattttgttttataaaattacattttacctcCCTTAACAATGCCatcaattcttttaagagtGATGTTATAGCCACAAacttttttgcaatatttttacaaactattaagGTAACAAATTCTTGTTGGTTCACATACTTGCATCactttttacttaccaataaccactcacaatattagcaatttataaaaattttatagttttagcatttccatcttttaaaggccataaaaaattgatagattaaatataaaacaaaatatacaagcctaaaaaaattagcccaacaaaaaaaattaccaataataaagctaaaaagAATTAATCTCAATCAatctattttaccaaaaacaaacaatttggccctttaaaaagttttaaacaaaaatctttAGTAGTAAAGCAATAGAGTCAAAGGCCGAAGCCACCACACACAACAAGCCGCAGAGCCACTTCCTAATTCCAAGTCCTGACTCTGTCCCTAAGtataattactatttttttttaaagtattatttAGCACAAATGGCATCCCAAACAAGAGGGCATACTATGAGATTACTTTCTCAAAACATGTGAGACTCACACAAATGGTATCAAAACATGTGAAGGATGTATCTAAAGATATTTTTGGGATGTATCTAAATGTGAGGGATGTatctaaagattttttttttcttgttaaatgTGTCTAAACAAAATTCAAGTTCCTAcatctcagaaaaaaaaaaaaatcaatttcccCACCCCTGTCCCCTCGGCAAATCTGGGTAACTAATTTCGTTTTcccaactatctagttaatagttaaggtttcaaaaccatattttttactagcatctcgagtctaaaaaactcgatttagggcctataaatcgagtttttgggactcgattttcatggatTGATCACATTTGATGTGGTATTTTTTTCACGTGGCGTttacctggaaatcgagtctctaagacttgatttctaacccaaaaaaattttaaaaaaattttaagtctcATGTACAAGAcgaaatacccaaaaacaaatttaagaaatccCAAATACATCAATCCCAATCCTAAAGACtcagatcagagggagagaaagagctCACCTCTGGGGCTCGCGCGGCCTGGGTCTGCCTAGGTCGCGCACAGTGGTCTGAACCCGATCTGAAGCCACCCACTCCGATCTcgatcttctctctctctctctctcttttttttttcttttttttttcctttttttttttctgggttcttCTCTGATGTTCTGGTGGTTCCTCTCTGATTTGTTCTTATTTATAAGGGTTATAAATCGAGTcatagagactcgatttccatgtagtcgccatgtgaaaaaatatgccacatcaaACGTAATTAGAGcataaaaatcgagtctttgatgctcgatttataggccaaaattgagtcttatagactcgagatgctagtaaataatatagtttgggaACCAgaactactaactatatagttggaaaattatggttaaattcTCATTTTCGCCTGTCCCCACCGTATAACTTCAACCCAAACTTCCTTcaaacaacaacagcaacaacaacaaaaaatttaaaaaaattaaaattaaaaacttgaaacttcagcccattttttttttttttggtttgtttgacTTCTAAAGTCTTGGTTCTGTAGATTTCATTGTGAACAGAGTGGGCAAGCAAATTGTTTGAGTTTTGTGCTTTCAAGTAGTTGCATTATTCGCATCGCTTT is a genomic window of Quercus lobata isolate SW786 chromosome 2, ValleyOak3.0 Primary Assembly, whole genome shotgun sequence containing:
- the LOC115977896 gene encoding 2-oxoglutarate-dependent dioxygenase DAO-like — protein: MEVGDIKFMCIPVIDMQKLEDNNDGEQQQQQYKKLREASEEWGCFRIMNHKISLTLMSEMKKVVRELLDLPIDVKKRNTEVIPNSGYVAPTEFSRFFEGLGIYDFGSPHSVDVFCSQLDIPPRQREIILMYTQAIHDLAIDLGRMLARSVGLASELFKGWSCHLRINKYNFTPQTVGSTALRMHTDSGFLTILQDDENVSGLELVDKSGAFVSIDPWPGTLLVNLGDIAKVWSNGRFCNVKHRVQCKEASIRVSIASFFLGPKEAAVEAPPELVDSENPRQFVPFTYEDYRKLRLSINLHAGEALQFVSSHS